From Mucilaginibacter rubeus, a single genomic window includes:
- a CDS encoding tagaturonate reductase, producing MILSRYNLNKTTVPATELPPANVFDLPEKVLQFGTGVLLRGLPDYFIDKANRAAIFNGRVAVVKSTDKGSTTDFDMQDGLYTIYSKGIENGKEVNQQVICSAISRVLSASNEWEEILEIARSKSLQVVISNTTEVGIQLVKEDVRKHPPVSFPGKLLAILYERYRAFDGRPDTGLVIIPTELIIDNGKKLEAIVLELAHLNKLEPAFMDWLESSNSFCNSLVDRIVPGRPDQQLSDAMETARGYTDNLSIMSETYSLWAIQGDEKIAEVLSFAQADKGVVITPDIELFRELKLRLLNGTHTLSCAVAYLSGFNTVKEAMDDVHFIKFITQLMFTEIMPSIPYQIDEDVARDFGNKVLDRFRNPNIRHEWLSISVQYATKIKMRVIPLLLNYYKQNNKAPQMIALGFAAFIRFMQITETAEGKYTGTAHSDNYTVTDDQAPALSKAWNGADAETAIAAILKNKSLWDNDLTTLPGFTEAVTRQFKLINEEGELALRAI from the coding sequence ATGATATTATCACGATATAATCTGAACAAAACAACTGTACCGGCAACCGAGCTACCGCCTGCCAATGTATTCGATCTGCCTGAAAAGGTGCTGCAATTTGGTACAGGCGTACTGCTGCGTGGCCTGCCCGATTACTTTATTGATAAGGCTAACCGCGCGGCCATTTTTAACGGAAGGGTAGCCGTTGTTAAATCGACAGATAAAGGTTCGACCACAGATTTTGATATGCAGGATGGTTTGTATACCATTTACTCAAAAGGTATCGAAAATGGTAAAGAAGTTAACCAGCAGGTGATCTGTTCGGCGATAAGCCGGGTACTCTCCGCCTCAAACGAGTGGGAAGAGATCCTGGAGATAGCGCGTAGTAAAAGTTTACAAGTAGTGATTTCCAATACAACTGAAGTAGGCATTCAGTTGGTAAAGGAAGATGTGCGCAAGCATCCGCCGGTATCGTTCCCCGGTAAGTTATTGGCTATTTTGTATGAGCGCTATAGGGCATTTGATGGCCGACCGGATACTGGCCTGGTTATCATTCCAACCGAGCTGATCATTGATAACGGCAAAAAACTGGAAGCCATAGTATTGGAGCTTGCGCATTTAAATAAACTGGAGCCCGCGTTTATGGATTGGCTGGAGAGTAGCAATAGCTTTTGCAATTCGCTGGTAGACAGGATTGTTCCCGGTAGGCCCGATCAGCAGCTAAGCGATGCTATGGAAACAGCGCGTGGTTATACCGATAACCTGAGCATCATGTCCGAAACTTATAGTCTTTGGGCTATCCAGGGTGATGAAAAAATAGCCGAAGTTTTATCGTTTGCCCAGGCTGATAAAGGTGTTGTGATCACCCCAGACATTGAACTGTTCAGGGAGCTGAAACTTCGCCTGCTTAACGGTACGCACACACTAAGTTGTGCTGTAGCCTACCTTTCAGGCTTCAACACTGTTAAGGAAGCTATGGACGATGTGCATTTTATCAAGTTTATTACCCAACTGATGTTCACCGAAATCATGCCATCCATCCCTTACCAAATTGATGAGGATGTAGCCCGCGATTTTGGTAATAAAGTGCTTGATAGGTTCCGTAACCCTAACATCAGGCATGAGTGGTTAAGTATTTCGGTACAATACGCTACTAAAATTAAAATGCGTGTTATTCCGTTATTATTAAACTACTATAAACAAAACAATAAAGCACCGCAGATGATAGCCCTCGGTTTCGCGGCATTTATCCGTTTTATGCAGATTACGGAAACTGCGGAAGGCAAGTACACGGGTACAGCTCATTCGGATAATTATACGGTAACTGACGATCAGGCACCTGCTTTAAGCAAAGCATGGAATGGGGCTGATGCCGAAACCGCTATAGCCGCCATCCTAAAAAATAAAAGCCTTTGGGATAACGATCTGACAACTTTACCCGGCTTCACCGAAGCAGTAACACGTCAGTTTAAACTGATTAATGAAGAGGGAGAATTAGCCTTACGTGCTATTTAA
- a CDS encoding MGH1-like glycoside hydrolase domain-containing protein: protein MIKRAFLISLLFCVAGNVFAQQKRVLGFEKLKIYVNSFNKADTETVKNYITNDHAYEWLSKNVPLFECPDSAIQKIYYYRWWTFRKHLKQTPDGFIFTEFITPVSFTGVYNSSSSALGHQIYEGRWLHDPQYINQYINFWLYVDPKQKKPHLHAFSSWIDDAVYNYYLVNLDKHFVEQALPLLNTDYRVWETEKQLPSKLFWQFDVRDAMEESISGGRKVKNTRPTINSYMYGNAMALSKMAALTGNDSLKIKYTQKAIDLKKLVQDSLWNDSVSFFEVRKPDGHFAGAREELGFIPWYFSLPDDKAVYAKQWDQLTDDKGFNAPWGITTAERRHPLFRTHGTGHGCEWDGAVWPFATTQTLKGLANLLTAYQNKGSMTPGIFYDELHKYALSHIKRGQPYLGEYQDEKTGYWLKGDNPRSSYYNHSGFCDLVINDLVGLKPREDNMLEVFPLIPQNQWKWFALDNVLYHGYTISVVWDKTGTKYHKGKGFIIYADGKVISRSAQLKRILVKLPG, encoded by the coding sequence ATGATAAAAAGGGCATTTTTAATTAGTTTGTTATTTTGTGTGGCAGGTAATGTTTTTGCGCAGCAAAAGCGTGTATTAGGTTTTGAAAAGCTGAAAATTTATGTAAATAGTTTTAATAAAGCCGATACCGAAACGGTTAAAAATTACATCACTAACGATCATGCCTACGAATGGTTATCCAAAAATGTACCCTTGTTTGAGTGCCCGGATTCGGCTATTCAAAAGATCTATTATTACCGTTGGTGGACATTCCGAAAACACCTGAAACAAACACCAGATGGTTTTATTTTTACAGAATTTATAACTCCCGTTAGCTTTACCGGTGTTTACAACAGTTCGAGCAGTGCGCTTGGTCACCAGATTTATGAAGGGCGCTGGCTGCATGATCCGCAATATATAAACCAATATATCAACTTCTGGCTGTATGTTGACCCTAAGCAAAAGAAGCCGCATTTACATGCTTTCAGCAGCTGGATTGATGACGCTGTGTATAATTACTACCTGGTAAATCTTGATAAACATTTTGTTGAACAGGCTTTGCCCTTGCTTAACACCGATTACCGTGTTTGGGAAACGGAAAAACAGCTGCCATCCAAATTGTTCTGGCAGTTTGATGTGCGCGACGCCATGGAAGAAAGTATCAGCGGGGGCCGCAAGGTAAAAAACACCCGGCCTACCATTAACAGTTATATGTATGGCAACGCCATGGCGCTATCAAAAATGGCGGCTTTAACCGGCAATGATTCGCTGAAAATAAAATACACACAAAAAGCTATCGACCTGAAAAAACTGGTGCAGGATAGCTTGTGGAACGATAGTGTCTCCTTTTTTGAAGTGCGTAAACCCGATGGCCATTTTGCCGGTGCCCGCGAAGAACTGGGTTTCATTCCCTGGTATTTTAGCCTGCCTGATGATAAAGCGGTTTATGCCAAACAATGGGATCAATTAACCGATGACAAAGGCTTCAATGCCCCCTGGGGCATTACCACAGCCGAACGCAGGCACCCGCTGTTCCGTACCCATGGTACGGGGCATGGTTGTGAATGGGACGGTGCGGTATGGCCTTTTGCTACTACGCAAACCCTGAAGGGACTGGCTAACCTGCTAACCGCTTATCAAAACAAAGGCAGCATGACGCCGGGTATTTTTTATGATGAACTGCACAAGTATGCCCTTTCGCACATTAAGCGTGGGCAACCTTACCTTGGCGAATACCAGGACGAAAAGACCGGCTACTGGCTTAAAGGCGATAACCCGCGAAGCAGCTATTACAACCACTCCGGATTTTGTGATCTGGTGATCAATGATCTTGTTGGCCTGAAACCACGTGAAGATAATATGTTAGAAGTTTTCCCGCTTATCCCTCAAAACCAGTGGAAATGGTTTGCGCTGGATAATGTGCTTTATCACGGTTATACCATCAGCGTGGTATGGGATAAAACGGGTACCAAATACCATAAAGGCAAAGGTTTTATTATTTATGCCGATGGTAAGGTGATATCCCGGAGTGCGCAATTGAAACGTATCCTGGTTAAGCTTCCGGGCTAA
- a CDS encoding glycoside hydrolase family 88 protein, with product MKKIWLLGVFLFTGLGISAQTLPWSQRMANTALHIWKDSLPGTNWSYDQGIVLLGLQSVWQQSAQGEYFSYIQKSMDRYVSADGNIRTYKANDYTLDNILSGRSLLLMHRVLNTEKYYKAASLLRKQLDGQPKTPEGGFWHKKRYPNQMWLDGLYMAEPFYAEYASVYHEDADFDQIADQFIWMEQHARDSKTGLLYHAWDESKKERWANPQTGLSASLWARADGWYAMALVDVLPYFPANHPKRAALISILNRLAVAIQGSQDKASGLWYQVLDRGGKKDNYLEASASCMFVYTLAKGVREGYLPQKYLPVAQKAYDSIIKNFIETDASGQVNLKGTAGAVGLGGEPYRDGSYEYYTSVKTITNETKGVGAFMLASVEMERIANLNQGKGRTVLLDSYFNNEHRTDVTGKSIPYHYKWDELSPNGFSFLAQIFNNYGLHTQTLNDAPDDANLKKASVYIIVDPDILKENPDAKYIEEPHNNAIGNWVKNGGVLLVLNNDTGNAEFTHLNKLMAKFGISFNQNSVNKVVGRSFEQGAIIIPAGNAIFKTARKVYIKELSTLQLSNPAVPQLTNGKDIIVATAKYGKGTVFAVGDPWFYNEYVDGRKLPPEYDNFKAANDLVSWLVKQIPQTKK from the coding sequence ATGAAAAAAATATGGTTGTTGGGTGTATTCCTGTTTACGGGTTTGGGGATTAGCGCGCAGACACTGCCCTGGTCACAACGCATGGCTAATACCGCTCTGCATATCTGGAAGGATTCATTGCCGGGTACCAATTGGTCGTACGATCAGGGGATTGTTTTGCTGGGCTTGCAAAGCGTTTGGCAGCAATCGGCACAGGGCGAGTATTTCAGTTATATCCAAAAATCAATGGACAGGTACGTAAGTGCCGATGGAAATATTCGCACTTATAAAGCCAATGATTATACGCTGGATAATATCCTTTCAGGCCGGAGCCTGTTGCTGATGCACCGGGTATTAAACACCGAAAAGTATTATAAAGCAGCGTCATTGCTTCGCAAGCAACTGGACGGACAACCTAAAACACCTGAGGGCGGTTTCTGGCATAAAAAAAGATACCCAAACCAAATGTGGCTTGATGGCCTGTACATGGCCGAACCTTTTTATGCAGAATATGCTTCTGTTTATCATGAAGATGCGGATTTTGACCAGATAGCCGATCAATTTATCTGGATGGAACAACACGCCCGCGACAGTAAAACAGGCTTGCTTTATCATGCCTGGGACGAGAGCAAAAAAGAACGCTGGGCCAACCCGCAAACCGGTTTATCTGCCAGTTTATGGGCCCGTGCCGATGGTTGGTACGCCATGGCCTTGGTTGATGTGTTGCCATATTTTCCGGCTAATCATCCTAAACGGGCGGCGTTAATATCTATTTTAAACCGCCTTGCTGTAGCTATACAAGGCAGCCAGGATAAAGCTTCCGGCTTGTGGTACCAGGTGCTTGATCGGGGCGGTAAAAAAGATAATTATTTGGAAGCATCCGCATCATGCATGTTTGTTTATACACTGGCAAAAGGTGTAAGGGAAGGATATCTGCCTCAAAAATATTTACCGGTTGCCCAAAAGGCTTATGATAGTATCATCAAAAACTTTATCGAAACAGATGCTTCCGGCCAAGTAAATCTTAAAGGTACGGCAGGTGCTGTAGGCCTTGGCGGCGAACCTTACCGCGATGGCAGCTACGAATATTATACAAGCGTAAAAACTATCACCAATGAAACCAAAGGTGTAGGCGCATTTATGTTGGCCAGCGTGGAGATGGAACGCATTGCCAACCTGAACCAGGGAAAAGGTAGAACGGTGCTGTTGGATAGCTATTTCAACAACGAGCACCGCACAGATGTTACCGGTAAAAGTATCCCATATCACTACAAATGGGATGAACTGAGTCCTAATGGATTTTCGTTCTTAGCGCAGATCTTTAATAATTACGGTCTGCATACCCAGACTTTAAACGATGCCCCGGATGATGCAAACCTTAAAAAAGCTTCGGTTTATATTATTGTTGACCCGGATATCCTAAAGGAAAACCCGGATGCTAAGTATATCGAAGAACCCCATAACAATGCCATTGGCAATTGGGTGAAAAATGGCGGTGTACTGTTGGTTTTAAATAACGATACCGGCAATGCCGAGTTTACACACCTGAACAAACTGATGGCTAAATTTGGCATCAGCTTTAACCAAAATAGTGTTAACAAAGTGGTTGGGCGTAGCTTTGAGCAGGGCGCTATCATTATTCCTGCGGGCAACGCCATCTTTAAAACAGCCCGTAAAGTTTACATCAAAGAGTTGAGCACGCTACAATTAAGCAACCCGGCAGTTCCGCAGCTAACCAATGGCAAGGATATTATTGTTGCCACTGCCAAATATGGTAAAGGCACTGTATTCGCCGTTGGCGATCCCTGGTTTTATAACGAGTATGTAGACGGCCGGAAACTGCCTCCTGAATATGACAATTTTAAAGCAGCTAACGATTTGGTAAGCTGGCTGGTTAAACAAATCCCTCAAACAAAAAAATAG
- a CDS encoding UxaA family hydrolase, whose protein sequence is MKQNILKVHPADNVLVALADLQANEQVTYQDKTYAVKELIPAKHKFAIVDIPEGGEIIMYGVLVGKAQSPIPVGGLISTANVKHAANSFLTGQSHTDWHKPDISKWEGKTFNGYHREDGSVGTANYWLVVPMVFCENRNIEVLQEALVKPLGYGRKKTYEIKAQELIGKIKAGAEIDEVLYTEIGSDTNQNAGNKVFPNVDGIKFLTHTGGCGGTRQDSSALCGLLAGYITHPNVAGATVLSLGCQNAEVKTLQEEINKRSPEFNKPLYILDQQKTGKEADLMELAIRQTLAGLMQANQHSRKPAPLSKLTIGLECGGSDGFSGISANPAIGYTSDLLVAMGGSVILAEFPELCGVEQNLIDRCVDKSKADRFADLVRTYSQRAEEAGSGFYMNPSPGNIKDGLITDAIKSAGAAKKGGTSPVADVLDYPEKVTQPGLNLLCTPGNDVESTTAEVGSGANIVLFTTGLGTPTGNPIAPVVKIATNTALYNRMSDIIDINTGTIVEGDETIEQAGERILDYVVKVASGEIEVHAVRHGQDDFIPWKRGVSL, encoded by the coding sequence ATGAAACAGAATATATTAAAAGTACACCCTGCCGATAATGTGCTTGTGGCACTTGCAGATTTACAGGCTAACGAGCAGGTTACTTACCAGGATAAAACTTATGCCGTAAAAGAACTGATCCCGGCTAAACATAAATTTGCCATTGTGGATATTCCCGAAGGCGGCGAAATTATTATGTACGGCGTGTTGGTAGGCAAGGCCCAAAGCCCGATCCCGGTTGGTGGTTTAATCAGTACTGCCAATGTTAAGCACGCTGCAAACAGCTTTTTGACAGGCCAAAGCCATACCGATTGGCATAAGCCGGATATCAGCAAATGGGAGGGTAAAACATTCAATGGTTATCATCGTGAAGATGGCAGCGTAGGCACAGCCAATTACTGGTTGGTAGTACCGATGGTGTTTTGCGAAAACCGAAATATCGAGGTATTGCAGGAAGCATTGGTGAAGCCGCTGGGTTACGGCCGCAAAAAAACATACGAGATCAAAGCGCAGGAACTTATTGGTAAAATTAAAGCCGGAGCTGAAATAGACGAGGTTTTATATACCGAAATAGGCAGTGATACCAATCAAAACGCCGGTAACAAAGTTTTCCCAAATGTTGATGGCATTAAGTTTTTAACACATACCGGCGGTTGCGGCGGTACCCGTCAGGATTCATCGGCGCTTTGCGGCTTACTGGCGGGGTATATTACCCACCCCAACGTAGCCGGGGCAACCGTTTTAAGCTTGGGCTGCCAGAATGCCGAAGTAAAAACCCTGCAGGAAGAGATCAATAAACGCTCGCCGGAGTTTAACAAGCCTTTATACATATTAGATCAGCAGAAAACAGGCAAGGAGGCCGATTTGATGGAGCTGGCCATCAGGCAAACGTTGGCCGGTTTAATGCAGGCCAATCAGCATAGCCGTAAACCGGCCCCATTAAGCAAACTGACCATTGGTTTGGAATGCGGTGGTTCGGATGGTTTTTCGGGTATTTCAGCAAATCCTGCTATTGGTTATACTTCCGATCTGTTGGTGGCTATGGGCGGTTCGGTTATTTTAGCCGAGTTTCCGGAGCTTTGTGGTGTTGAGCAAAACCTGATTGACCGTTGTGTAGATAAATCTAAAGCTGATCGCTTTGCCGATCTGGTACGTACTTACAGCCAGCGTGCAGAAGAAGCCGGTTCTGGCTTTTATATGAACCCTTCGCCGGGTAATATTAAAGACGGATTGATCACTGATGCTATCAAATCGGCCGGGGCGGCTAAAAAGGGTGGCACATCGCCGGTTGCCGATGTATTGGATTATCCTGAAAAGGTAACACAACCCGGACTTAACCTGCTTTGCACGCCAGGGAACGACGTTGAATCAACCACGGCCGAAGTTGGCTCGGGCGCTAATATTGTATTGTTTACTACCGGATTAGGAACGCCCACAGGTAACCCAATAGCTCCGGTTGTGAAAATTGCTACCAATACGGCGTTATATAACCGCATGAGTGATATTATCGACATCAATACCGGTACTATTGTAGAAGGTGACGAAACCATTGAACAAGCCGGTGAGCGAATCCTGGATTACGTGGTAAAAGTAGCCAGCGGCGAAATTGAAGTTCATGCTGTACGTCACGGGCAGGATGATTTTATCCCCTGGAAAAGAGGGGTTTCACTATAG
- a CDS encoding zinc-binding alcohol dehydrogenase family protein: protein MKILTCTTPGQLEYGTAEAPQLKPGNALLKIKRIGICGTDLHAFEGTQPFFSYPRILGHELAAELVEAGDAEGFEKAEAVTFIPYFNCGHCIACRSGKPNCCVNIQVCGVHTDGGMAEYLQVPSHLLVHGEGLSFDELALVEPLAIGAHGVRRADVKPGEFVLIIGAGPIGLGIMEFARIAGAKVIAADVNEQRLNFCRENLKVDYTINVKNEDVTERLKQITNGDMPTVIIDATGNQKAINGAFLYLAHGGRYVLVGLQRDEIIVSHPEFHKRESTLMSSRNATREDFEHVIRSMKSGLVNPQTYITHRVKFDEVKDQFESWLNPANGVIKAIVEV from the coding sequence ATGAAAATACTAACCTGTACAACGCCCGGTCAACTGGAGTACGGCACTGCCGAAGCTCCACAATTAAAGCCGGGTAATGCGCTGCTCAAAATAAAACGTATAGGCATTTGCGGCACCGATCTGCATGCCTTTGAAGGTACCCAGCCCTTTTTTAGCTATCCAAGAATTTTGGGCCACGAGCTCGCGGCCGAACTGGTTGAAGCAGGCGACGCCGAAGGTTTTGAAAAGGCTGAGGCTGTTACATTTATTCCATATTTCAATTGTGGGCATTGCATTGCCTGTCGCTCGGGCAAACCAAATTGTTGTGTAAATATCCAGGTTTGCGGTGTACATACCGATGGCGGTATGGCCGAATACCTGCAGGTACCGTCACATTTATTGGTTCATGGCGAGGGATTGAGCTTTGATGAACTGGCATTGGTTGAGCCACTGGCTATAGGTGCGCATGGTGTGCGACGGGCAGATGTAAAACCAGGCGAGTTTGTGCTGATCATCGGCGCGGGACCTATCGGTCTGGGTATTATGGAATTTGCCCGCATTGCCGGAGCAAAAGTGATTGCTGCCGATGTAAACGAACAACGCCTGAATTTTTGCCGTGAAAACCTTAAAGTCGACTATACCATCAACGTAAAAAACGAAGATGTAACGGAGCGACTTAAACAGATCACCAATGGCGATATGCCTACCGTAATCATTGATGCTACCGGCAATCAAAAGGCTATAAATGGCGCGTTTTTGTACCTGGCCCATGGCGGCAGGTATGTGCTGGTTGGTTTACAGCGTGATGAGATTATTGTAAGTCACCCAGAGTTTCACAAACGCGAAAGTACGTTGATGAGCAGCCGTAACGCTACCCGCGAGGATTTTGAGCATGTGATTAGGTCAATGAAAAGCGGTTTGGTAAACCCGCAGACTTACATCACCCACCGGGTAAAATTTGATGAAGTAAAAGATCAGTTTGAGAGCTGGCTGAACCCGGCAAATGGAGTTATCAAGGCTATTGTAGAGGTATAA